Genomic segment of Panicum virgatum strain AP13 chromosome 2K, P.virgatum_v5, whole genome shotgun sequence:
ATTTCGGCTTTGTGGCCTCATGTGTGCCTCACGTTATATTTAACGATAATATTAACAACACAATTATTAAAATTAGTATGAAAAGAACAAATATATTCAACATGAACACCTAGTGTATTCAACATGAACAAATTATACCTCTGCGAGTGGTATACATATCTTTCAATGGCATTAATTAGTCGCAATCGAGAGTTAAAAGACAAAAACAGCTTTTCTCAAAGTAGCTTTTGAGAAAAGCCTTGGCCTAAACAAAAAGGTACTAACTGTTCAGCTGGGCTGAAATGACTGCTGCTTGTGACCATTGGGGCTGATGGCTGGTGACCGTTGTCAGCATGAAACACTATCTATAGTGCTAATCAGCCCAGCCAGCGCTGGCTTCTATCCAAACCGAATAGGCAAACAAATTATTTGGGATGGTATTGGTGACAAACAAATTATTTTGGTGGCATTAGGTACATCAAAATGGAAAAGGCaactttttgaaaaaaaagccTTAGCCCAAACAAAGAAGCCACTAGCCATAAAGTATAAGAAAACAGTAGGCACTTTGGATGGTATTGGTGGCACGCAAGGATATATCGAGTGGTATTCTCCTAAACTAGCTATCTTAGAAAGTAGAAAAGTGGGTGGCAACTAAAATGGTAAAAGGCCAAACATTGGGCGCTTTGAATGGTTTTACTGGCTTACTGCCATGAAAAATCTTTCATTGAAACATCTATTACCACtatttaccttttcttttgttttattgCGTTGTGCTATTTTCTGAAACATCAACTCATCTCCATACCGTCGCGACATTCCTGGTTTGTTGCATAGTAAATTGGATTATTATGGGTTAGAATTAGAACTTGATGAGTGTTAGCCAAAAGGCACCTGCTTGTTGGTCAATCCATATAGTGTTGGTGAAACCACGGCGGCCCGGATCACACGGCAtgcatctatatatatatggttTCTGCAGAGGGCGCGCTGAATGGATCACATTGTCTTTGATACAAATGAAAGCTTTTGATGTAACATTTTCAATGGGTGCTGAGTAgcattttcaaaaaagaaaaagaaggccGTGCAAATAGCACTAAAATCAGGGccttagaaaaatatttttcaggTGCAGTCCCGAGCACTTAAAATGTTGCAGTGTTAAAATTACTATTTAACTAATGGAAATTTGCATGGCAGTGAGTCATGGCCCAGTTTGGCCTGGCCGTAGCTCTGCCAGTGGTGTGGGCCCGAAAAGCATACCGGTTTGATCGTTGTCACCTACTGCCCGCTAAAGGCGGGCGGAGATCTCAATGATGGCAACAATAAAAGTGAGGCGCCGAAGCGTGGACAACATTGGCGAATGCTTCCATAACGCAAATTATTAATATATAACTACTAGAAACGATAGTACTTGATACGCAAGTCGGAATGGGCCGGAGAAATGACCATGAGACCCCTGACGTAGAATCACCATGCAACTTCTTCAAAAAAAGAATCACCATGCAACCAAAGGCCATCCGTGATAGCCTAGCTTCCTCACAAACAGCATCCAGCATCTCCACAGTCTCCTGCCAGTCGGATCACAACCGTTGGATAAGCATCCAACGGCCAGTGATGGCTCAGTCAGTCACGCTTCAGTGTGAGATTCTTACCGTGTGGCCTGGGCCTACAAAGACTGAGAGTGAGCCCAGCCCTAAGGCCTGACTGACTAGGGCAGAAAAAAAATCCCCACCTCCATCCCCATGGACCCCGGCGGCGATCTCGCGGCCGCGGGCGAGGACAGGCTCAGCACGCTCCCCGACGACATCCTCGCCCAGATCCTCGGGCCCCTCCCCACCCCCGACGCCGTCCGGACCAGCCTCGTCTCCCGTCGCTGGCGCCGCGTGTGGGAGTTCCTCCCGGAgctccgcttcttcttcttcccggaGCCCAGCCGCTTCCgcgacgccctcgccgcccACCAGGTGCGCCTCCGCTTCCTCCAGGTCTGGGCCCGCGATGGCGGCGCCGACACCGAGTCCCTCGCGATctggctccccgccgccgcggcgcgcgtctCCGGCCACTTCGTCCTCATCAACGGGTCCGGAGGGCAGCAGGAGGAagccgtcgacgacgacgactttgtcGAGCTGCCATGCTTCCCGGAGGCCTCCGCCATCGTGATCCGCCTACGGCAACTCGGCCTCGCCGTGGCGCCCGCCGGCGTGTTCGCCCGCCTCACCAGCCTCAATCTGGGCCGCGTCCGGCTCCACGGCGATCTCGGCGACGCCATCTCCTCGCCGCGGTGCCCGTGCCTGCAGGAGCTCAGGCTCTTCGACACCCGTGGGCTGGAAGGGCTCACTATACGCTCCCAAACCCTTGTGAAAATGGAGCTGGAGTCGCTCCATGACTTCTGGGAGCTCACcgtggaggcgccggagctcaaggagctcagcgTGGTGCACTGCCTCCTCGATGATCCGGTCGCCACCATCTCTGCTCCTCGATTGGAGTCTCTCGAGTGGAAATATTCGGCTGGTGAAATGGAGTCTGTGCAGCTCGGCGAGATGCCGCAGCTCCGGTCCCTGGGAAGCCTGGCATTTTTTGTCTATGGGCTTCCTAACTTCTTGTACAATAGAGCCTGTGTGCAGTTCTTGCAGCGGTTTCGAGTCATCGAAACTCTCAGGCTAATGCTGAACTACCTGAAGGTGATGACTTCACTTACCTTGCattgcttcatctttttttaGAGATATGGTTTTTGTAAGATGTACTCTTTTCAAAATGCGTGTGATCCCTATTTTGGTCTGATTTCCTACATATGGACACATGTACATACAGCCGATAAACACCTGCCAATACTTGATGGAAGAAATGAACGTGCTCCCCGACCTGACAATTCTGCACCTGATTGTGACTGCAAATGGGCATGACTTTGGGGCCAGCGCATTCCATGTTCTCAAGATGTGTACTGGTATAAGGGAGCTGGTGCTGGAATTATCTCTTCCTTCCATCTCAGAGGTAAAGATTATTTGTATGTATCTTTTTGTTTATTTATCTAATGCTCTCTCTAGTTAAAAGAGGAGCAAATTTGCATCCATGGTAACACAACCTGCGTGGTCGTTGCTACTTGCTATAGCCTAGTCACCTATGTTGTGAAATGCCCAAATTAGGTCCCTGGAGCTTGTTTATTAGGGGTGTATCGATTATATGGATTGGTTCTCGGTGCCTAATGATGCATGCTTTGATGGTGGTGAGTAGCATCCTTAATAGCTTTCAATCGCTTGGTGTATCGATTACATAGACTAGTTCATTCCGGGTGCCTAATGAAGTGTGCTTTATTTCATGGTGGTGAGTAGCTTTCAGTCCCTTGGCGCATGCTCGACTCTTTCGCCAATTCCCTTggtgccatcaaaatttacATAGCTTACCTTAGTGCCATAGATTTCTTGAACTTCCTTTTAGTGCCATTGTTTCAAATTTTTTATCCTTGATGCCACATCCCATCTCCTTTTTTGCACATAATGCTGATGGGAGAGGCGCGCGCGGCTGTCGAGTGGCAATTTTGCTCCGTAATAACCTGATCAACCAAGCCCACCTATGAATCCTAGCTTGCCGTCTAGTCCTAGTGTCTCCCATGGAGTGACTCAGAACGAGAGgctctttcttttattttgccATCTCCTATATATGAAACCTTGCCTCTAGTCCTAGTCTCCCATGTTATTGCTTCTTGAGTGTTTTAATTATTTTGCCGCCATCACCCTGTTGTTGCTTCTTGAGTGCAAATTGAAGCCCCTCGGTGCTATCAGAATTTACATAGCCTACCTCAGTGCCATGGATTTCTTGAACTTCCTCTAGTGTGCTAttgtttcaaatttttatcaCCTCAATGCACATCTATTAGCTTCCATCTCTTTTTTTGCACATAATGCTGATGGGAGAGGCACGTACTGCTGTCGAGTGAAATGGCAATTTCTCTCCCTAATAAACTGACCAACCGGGCCCGCCCATAAAACCTTGCCTTCTAGTCCTAGTCCCCCACGGAATCACGGACCCAGGCCATTCCTTTCCCCCACCAGATCAGTGCATATGTCCAATCCCTAGTGGGTGGCAGCTGTGGCTCGCACACAACCAGGCTCCAGGGCAGCTCGTGAGGCCAGCTGCAGGGCGTCACGCATGCGCTAGCAGGCAAGGGGGCAGCTCAGGGCATCGCACATCTGCGCTGCGAGGCCAAGTGAGCAAGCAGCTCAGGTCAAGTGACCAGGTAGGCTGCTCAGGGCATCGCACATCTGCGCTGCGAGGCCAAGTGACCAGGTAGGCTGCTTGGCCACCGTTGCAGGTCAATGGAGATTACTCCATTGTATGAAAGGGGTACATATCTAGGGGATTCAATTTGGgcaacccccacccccacccacgCGCGCGCACACGCACACACGCCAAACCTGTCACTcacacgcgcgcgcacacacacagcTTCCTTCGAGATACTGGAAATATTTGTCTTTTTTGAATTATTGAGTCGGCTTAAATTATATGGCAATGTCAATTTGATTTGCAACAACATAATCATATTGCTGCAGTCAAATAAATTAGTTTCTAGGGGGCATTTTCACAAATGTTGTTGATGTCTTGTTGACATATGTATCTCAAAGCATTAAGGTAGTCTGATACATTTTTGTTAAGTTTCCTCTAATTTTATGGTATCTAAGATTATTAGTTGGTCTTCTCATGTTAATATGTTGTCTATGTTGTGTCAGGTACCAACTCCATGCCCACCGGGTTGTATCTGCAATGAACATCCAGATTGGAAAACCGAGGGACTTCTTTTGGTTAACCTTCACGAAATAAAAATTCAAGAGTTGCGAGGATCTGACCATGAAGTTTCTTTTGTGAAGCGACTGTTTGATTGGGCAACATTACTGAAGAAGGTGACAGTAACCTTCGATGCATCAGTCACTGAAAGCAAGGCTAAAGAGTTGTGCCAGACGTTGAGCTTCTCTACACCAGGGGTGTGCATGGACTTCAGGTATCATAACAATAATAAAGTGTTACATGCACCTCAAGACTAGGGCAGCGGAGTTCGAAACTTTAATAAGCTTCTATTTGTGGTGTATGCACTATGGAGTATGCAACACATATACAAGACTTGTAATTTTCATCTCGGTACCTGCTGCAGTGAATGCGAACATGATTGCTAGCTAATCGTTCAAACATGTTGCATGGAACCATTATCCTGAAGTTTTAAATTGGTCCATTTTGTTTCTTACACATGAAGTTAAGTGTTCTTTGGACTAGATTGATGTGTGTATGGGTTTAGGGAACTCGCGTCTACCGGATCCTTTGAGAATAGTTCTCATTCCCTACGGAGGAAAAGAACTTGTCGCCTCTGACCAAGATGAACTTGGTCCCTTTAGAGACCAAAGTGTTCTTGTCAAAGAAAAATTTGTTCGTGTCGAAGAATAAGAAGCTTAGATTCCCTCATGGCTGAAGACTTAATTACATCTTATATTACAAGGAAGGAGACTGGAGAGTCAGTAAGTGCGATTTTGTGTAAAACACAATCCCCTCTAatattttttgtgtgtgtgcaaCACAGTGCATAATTAAAATGAGTGTTTGTGTTCGGAACACACACCGCACCAAATAAACTAAACATTCGTGGCTGAAAGGAGGGGTAAAATGACTTTTTTGCCTTCTTAATTTCATTTCTAGTCTCTCTTCAAGATCGAGCCCACCCATTATCTTTCTCCTTAATACTATCCGGCTGCTGAAATCCCACTAGGTTGTATTTGTGATGAACACCCAGATTGGAAAACCGAGGGACTTATTTTGGTTAACCTTCGAGAAATCAAAATCCAAGAGTTGAGACGATGTGACCATGAAGTTTCTTTTGTGAAGTGATCACTATTTATTGATTGGGTGACATCACTGGTGACAGTAACTTTCGATGTACCAATCGAAAGCAAAAGGCCAAAGAGTTGTGCCAGATGTCAAAAAGCTTTTCTACACCAGGAGTATGCATGGACTCTAGTTATCATAACAATAATAAAGTGTTACATGCACTTGAAGACTAAAGCGAGCCGGAGTGTTGGAACCTTAATAAACTTCGATCCGTGGTACATGCACTGTGGAGTATGCATGAAACTATACTATATAAGACTTGTAGTTTCGAATAGAGTAAATTGCATCTCAGGTCCCCGAACTTGTAGCGAAGTTCTGCTTAGATCCCCAAACTCTCAAATCGTCCATCTGGGTCCCTAAAGTACATTAAGTGTTTCACAAGGGGTCCCAAACCCGCCACGCGTCCATCTGTCAGGCCTTAACTTGGTACAAGACCCTATTCAATCCTcgggagggggcgccgccggaCTGGCGCGCCAGCACTCCCTGCACCAAGGAAcgaaggctgtgtttagatgtgaAAAGTGAAGTTAAAAAACaatgtagcacttttcgtttgtatgtGATAAATATTGTCGTATTAtgggctaactaggctcaaaaaattcatctcgcaacgtacatctaAATTgtattggattttttttttggaatttcaCTTTTTCTCCCCATGCTTGATGTATCTGTGGTATGTATATGGCCTATTTATCTCCTAATAATGACGCTTTCTAAGTTTTAACTGAGCGATATTCAATTTGGGACCTAATTAGTTGTTTTGTCAGCCCGTTTGAAATATGTGGCAGTGGTCAGGAAGTTGAATGTGTTGCTGAATGGAAGTATAGCAGCTATAAATAGTAGTTAAGAGATAATTTGGAGTTCACAGAAAGTtgaatatgttttttttttgaaaatatcctTACATGTTATAGCTAATGTTCCTTGCATCCATTGATAACATATGCCTTAATAAGGTTAATTGGAAATCTCCTTGAATTTCGGCTACTGATTGAATGTTATGGTGGTACCTGGGAATATTGTGATTTTATAAAAGAAATATGGCCGTTTGTGCTATCTTCTCTCCCACAACCAGTTGATGACATTGGCATATCTCAACAGTACCAAGGAATTTGTCCTCGTCAATTTAATATTTCCTCTGTTTTTGGCATTCATAATCTGTTAATCTTATTAATTTGATATGCTCCTTGTGTTAGGCACAAACTGTATGCCCATCAGGTTGCATTTGTGATCAGCCAGGAGAGTGGAAAACCGAGGAATTATCATTGAGTCACCTCGAAGAATTTGAAGTCCGTGACCTGAGAGGATCTGACCATGAAGTTGCTTTTGTTAAGCGGTTTTTCAGTTGGGCGGCAGTGCTAAAACAGATGGAAGTAACTTTCTACTATAAAATCCCTGAAATCAAGGCCAAGGAATCGTACCAAATGCTTTGGAGCTTCTCTAGGCCGGGAATACGCATGACATTTTATATCTATAGGAAATCTAGGAAGGTAGTATATGTGCCTGAGGACTAGTGCACCCGGTGCCTAGGTTGTCGCTTTAGTTTAAGCACTTATCGTTTGTGTTTTCTTGGTATGAAGTGCACAGCCTGAGAAATGCTAGCAGATCTTTATTTTGTCAATCTATCCAGTGATTCTGTGCTCTGGTTTGCTGTTTACATTTTACAAACATAAACAATCTCTTGGTAATTTATAGCACagataaaaatatttacacATTTACACAAATGTAAAAATTACAAAATCTGACACAGATAAGCCTGTGTGCCGCTGATATTTTGGCCAGAAATGAATAATCAATGATACAGCGAAAATATGATTACAGGGGAGCGGCAAAAGCAACAGAGCTGCACCTAATTCCTATTGACCGAAAAATGGGGAACTTACAGTTTTACATACAGCTAGTCCTAATTCTATGTTACACAAAAAGTTCCATCAACAATTTCTGGATATAATTTACATCTGTGCTTTCACGGATCTCTCATACAAAACCCTGGTAAACTGTACAAATTCATATGGTTATGTATCCTTGCTAAAAAAATGGTTAGTTCAGAGAAGCTGCATCCTGCAGGTGAAACGCCATAGAAGCTCCTTCACCAGGCTGTTAGCTGAGTTCTTCTGGATTGCAGTGCTCTCTGAGCAGTCAACACCCTAACTGTGGAGGATTCTCCAAGGCATGTTTAGACTGGAACTGCATCTGTAGCAATAATGGCAATCTACATAGCATGCAGCACCATCCACAATTAGAACAAAACTTCCTTCCCGTTAGGCCTTGGCAATGGACTAGGCTGAGGGTTTGCACTTGGAAAATGCATGGTGTTCACAAAATTTGTCGTTGAACCCAGATTGTTGTTGAAACCTAAAGGCCGAGGTGACAAATTTTGAGTAGTTTCCTGGATTGTTAGTGGAGCCAATCGAAAAGTTGATTCAGAAGACCTAGCAGCCCTGCTTAGCTCCCTGGCAACAAAAAGAACTTGTTCAGATCTAGCGATGAAAAACTAACAGTTCTTTTAACCGTGATAGCACAACGATAATTCAAAGGAAACTACTGACATATTGGTACTTTTTCCTTTCATGCTCGAGTCACTCTTCGAGATTGGTTTGTTGTCTCTTGAACTGTGAGCAATATCCTGCAATACAGCATTGGCATCATATAATTCCCAGGTTTCTTTTTACCCCTCATTGGTCatcgagagaaaaaaaaaggtactTACATTGACTTTAATCCCTGCAAATGAATGTATGGAGCCATGCTTGTTGTAGTGACTTGAATTGCGGATGAATGGATGGTCCAACAGCTCGCTTGCAGTTGGCCTCTCTGCTGGATTCCTCCTGAAACAGCATTGTAGAAATTCTCTGCCCTCATGGGACAGATTTTCTGGAATTGGTGGATCCTTATGTAAAACCTTAAACATAGCGGCAGGCTGTAGGACAAGGAGGAAAATATATAATAAGGAACTTTAGAATCAAAGTTAATTGTTAATACCAAGAATACCAGTGACAAATAAAAGCATGCAAGGTAATAGATAGAATGCAGCACGACATGAAGTGAATAATTTTATTGTTGAACATCACATGAAGGTAACAGTACCACAGCATCCTGCATATCACAGGGGAAGTGCTCCATTTCAAGGGGGCTTAAGCACGCTAGGAAGACTTAACTCATGCAATGCGTGCTAGAATTTATTGTAAATACAAGCATGCTTCAACTTATTACCCCTTCAAGATCACTCCAAGGAGGCTTTCCATC
This window contains:
- the LOC120660421 gene encoding F-box/LRR-repeat protein 13-like; translation: MDPGGDLAAAGEDRLSTLPDDILAQILGPLPTPDAVRTSLVSRRWRRVWEFLPELRFFFFPEPSRFRDALAAHQVRLRFLQVWARDGGADTESLAIWLPAAAARVSGHFVLINGSGGQQEEAVDDDDFVELPCFPEASAIVIRLRQLGLAVAPAGVFARLTSLNLGRVRLHGDLGDAISSPRCPCLQELRLFDTRGLEGLTIRSQTLVKMELESLHDFWELTVEAPELKELSVVHCLLDDPVATISAPRLESLEWKYSAGEMESVQLGEMPQLRSLGSLAFFVYGLPNFLYNRACVQFLQRFRVIETLRLMLNYLKPINTCQYLMEEMNVLPDLTILHLIVTANGHDFGASAFHVLKMCTGIRELVLELSLPSISEVPTPCPPGCICNEHPDWKTEGLLLVNLHEIKIQELRGSDHEVSFVKRLFDWATLLKKVTVTFDASVTESKAKELCQTLSFSTPGVCMDFRYHNNNKVLHAPQD